One Diospyros lotus cultivar Yz01 chromosome 1, ASM1463336v1, whole genome shotgun sequence genomic window carries:
- the LOC127795196 gene encoding G-type lectin S-receptor-like serine/threonine-protein kinase At5g24080 isoform X1 yields the protein MVSSSSSFWVLLFFLLVAGQAYCGLGQSGLGSRLMAKEDRAWVSKNGTFAFGFVQTSDSHDYDQYLLAIWFAELPGDRTLVWSANRNSPVGKDAILELDTTGNLVLLNGATTAWASNTSSQGVEAAVMSETGNLILYDANQTIAWQSFSHPSDTLLPGQPLSVALELTSPKSPSHGGYYSLTMMQQPTSLSLALSFNLPESEPSPDSYNNYSYWSGPDISNVTGDVIAILDEEGSFGIVYGSSSDGAVYVFKNDADNGGLSSAANRSIRSSILRRLTLETNGNLRLYRWDNDVNGSRQWVPEWAAVSNPCNIAGICGNGICNLDRSKTNASCTCLPGSSKAGNEVQCYMNSSVTGKCSRGHENLTSQFKIAAVQQTNYYFSESSAIANYSDIATVSKCGDACLSDCECVASISALNEEKPYCWILKSLEFGGFEDTGSTLFVKVESNGSPTTEAKTKGSDEEDTSGGSGNGHDKVVVLPIVLSMTVLIGLLCSLLYTSVHRRRALKRAIQNSLLVSGAPVNFSFRDLQCKTNNFSHLLGTGGFGSVYKGSLGDGTLIAVKKLDRVLPHGEKEFITEVNTIGSMHHMNLVRLCGYCSEGSQRLLVYEFMKNGSLDKWIFLSHNCKDRLLDWSTRFQIALGTAQGIAYFHEQCRDRIIHCDIKPENILLDENFCPKVSDFGLAKLMGREHSHVVTMVRGTRGYLAPEWVSNRPITVKADVYSYGMLLFEIIGGRRNLDMTYDAEDFFYPGWAFKEMRNGTPMKVADRRLEGAVEKNELMRALKVAFWCIQDEVFMRPSMGEVVKMLEGSVEINPPPMPQTVLELIEEGLSHVYKAMKREFNQLSSCTITSHPSGPSSHATCSYSTMSPR from the exons AtggtttcttcttcctcttccttctgggttttgttatttttcttgcttGTGGCTGGCCAAGCCTACTGTGGCTTGGGGCAGAGCGGATTGGGTTCGAGATTGATGGCCAAGGAGGACCGAGCTTGGGTTTCTAAGAATGGGACCTTTGCATTCGGGTTCGTTCAGACGTCTGACTCGCATGATTACGATCAGTATCTATTGGCTATTTGGTTTGCAGAACTTCCGGGAGATCGAACGCTGGTTTGGTCGGCTAATAG AAACTCTCCCGTCGGCAAAGACGCGATCTTGGAGCTGGACACCACCGGAAACCTCGTCCTCCTCAACGGCGCCACCACCGCCTGGGCCTCAAACACCTCCAGCCAAGGCGTCGAGGCGGCGGTCATGTCGGAAACCGGCAACCTCATTCTCTACGACGCCAACCAAACCATCGCATGGCAAAGCTTTTCACACCCTTCCGACACTCTCCTTCCTGGTCAGCCATTATCGGTCGCTCTGGAGCTTACTTCTCCAAAATCGCCTTCCCACGGAGGCTATTACTCCCTGACAATGATGCAACAACCCACTTCATTAAGCCTAGCGCTGAGCTTTAACCTGCCGGAATCCGAACCCTCGCCGGATTCTTACAACAACTACTCCTACTGGTCGGGGCCGGACATATCCAACGTCACCGGCGATGTTATAGCCATTTTAGACGAAGAGGGAAGCTTCGGAATTGTCTACGGTTCATCCTCAGACGGAGCTGTTTATGTCTTCAAGAACGACGCCGACAATGGCGGATTATCTTCAGCCGCAAACCGATCAATCCGGTCGTCCATTCTCCGAAGGTTAACGCTGGAGACCAACGGAAATCTGAGGCTATACCGGTGGGATAACGACGTTAACGGCTCTCGGCAGTGGGTGCCGGAATGGGCGGCGGTGTCAAACCCTTGTAACATCGCCGGAATTTGTGGAAATGGGATTTGTAATTTGGACAGAAGCAAGACGAACGCTTCGTGTACTTGCTTGCCAGGCTCTTCCAAAGCCGGAAATGAGGTCCAATGCTATATGAATTCGTCCGTGACCGGAAAATGCAGCCGTGGTCATGAGAACTTGACGTCTCAGTTCAAGATTGCAGCCGTTCAACAAACGAATTACTACTTCTCTGAGTCATCAGCGATAGCCAATTACAGTGACATAGCCACAGTTTCGAAATGTGGCGATGCTTGTTTATCAGATTGTGAGTGCGTTGCTTCCATCTCTGCCCTCAATGAGGAGAAGCCTTATTGCTGGATCTTGAAGAGCTTGGAGTTTGGTGGATTCGAGGACACGGGTTCGACCCTGTTCGTGAAGGTTGAATCGAATGGCTCACCGACAACAGAAGCCAAGACGAAAGGGTCTGATGAGGAGGACACTTCAGGAGGGTCAGGGAATGGCCATGACAAAGTTGTGGTTCTTCCCATTGTTCTGAGCATGACTGTTCTTATAGGCCTCCTCTGTTCCTTGTTGTACACCAGTGTTCATAGAAGGAGAGCCTTGAAGAGAGCCATTCAAAACTCCTTGCTTGTTTCTGGTGCTCCTGTGAATTTCAGCTTCCGGGACTTGCAATGCAAGACTAATAATTTCTCACACTTGCTTGGAACTG GCGGATTTGGAAGTGTTTACAAGGGAAGCCTTGGAGATGGGACTTTGATTGCAGTGAAGAAACTTGACAGGGTTTTGCCTCATGGAGAGAAGGAGTTTATAACTGAAGTGAACACTATTGGCTCAATGCACCATATGAACTTAGTTCGCCTATGTGGCTACTGTTCTGAGGGTTCTCAGCG GCTCTTAGTGTATGAGTTCATGAAGAATGGATCCTTGGACAAATGGATCTTTCTGTCGCACAACTGCAAGGACAGGCTGCTGGACTGGTCGACTCGGTTCCAGATAGCCCTTGGAACTGCACAAGGGATCGCCTATTTTCATGAGCAGTGCAGGGATAGGATCATCCACTGTGATATTAAACCCGAAAACATTCTGCTAGACGAGAACTTCTGTCCAAAGGTTTCGGATTTTGGACTGGCTAAGCTGATGGGAAGAGAACATTCCCATGTTGTCACAATGGTGAGAGGAACCAGAGGCTATTTGGCCCCTGAGTGGGTTAGTAATCGGCCTATAACTGTGAAGGCTGATGTTTACAGCTATGGGATGCTTCTTTTCGAGATCATTGGTGGTCGAAGAAACCTGGACATGACTTATGATGCCGAGGACTTCTTCTACCCCGGTTGGGCTTTTAAG GAGATGAGAAATGGGACACCAATGAAAGTTGCTGACAGGAGGCTTGAAGGGGCAGTGGAAAAGAACGAGTTGATGAGGGCTCTGAAAGTGGCTTTTTGGTGCATACAAGATGAGGTTTTCATGAGACCTTCAATGGGGGAAGTGGTGAAGATGCTGGAAGGATCAGTTGAGATCAACCCGCCACCAATGCCACAGACAGTTTTGGAGTTGATAGAAGAAGGGTTGAGCCATGTTTATAAAGCCATGAAGAGAGAATTCAATCAGTTGAGCTCTTGCACCATCACTAGCCACCCATCAGGGCCATCATCCCATGCCACATGTAGCTATTCAACAATGTCACCTAGATGA
- the LOC127795196 gene encoding G-type lectin S-receptor-like serine/threonine-protein kinase At5g24080 isoform X2: protein MSETGNLILYDANQTIAWQSFSHPSDTLLPGQPLSVALELTSPKSPSHGGYYSLTMMQQPTSLSLALSFNLPESEPSPDSYNNYSYWSGPDISNVTGDVIAILDEEGSFGIVYGSSSDGAVYVFKNDADNGGLSSAANRSIRSSILRRLTLETNGNLRLYRWDNDVNGSRQWVPEWAAVSNPCNIAGICGNGICNLDRSKTNASCTCLPGSSKAGNEVQCYMNSSVTGKCSRGHENLTSQFKIAAVQQTNYYFSESSAIANYSDIATVSKCGDACLSDCECVASISALNEEKPYCWILKSLEFGGFEDTGSTLFVKVESNGSPTTEAKTKGSDEEDTSGGSGNGHDKVVVLPIVLSMTVLIGLLCSLLYTSVHRRRALKRAIQNSLLVSGAPVNFSFRDLQCKTNNFSHLLGTGGFGSVYKGSLGDGTLIAVKKLDRVLPHGEKEFITEVNTIGSMHHMNLVRLCGYCSEGSQRLLVYEFMKNGSLDKWIFLSHNCKDRLLDWSTRFQIALGTAQGIAYFHEQCRDRIIHCDIKPENILLDENFCPKVSDFGLAKLMGREHSHVVTMVRGTRGYLAPEWVSNRPITVKADVYSYGMLLFEIIGGRRNLDMTYDAEDFFYPGWAFKEMRNGTPMKVADRRLEGAVEKNELMRALKVAFWCIQDEVFMRPSMGEVVKMLEGSVEINPPPMPQTVLELIEEGLSHVYKAMKREFNQLSSCTITSHPSGPSSHATCSYSTMSPR, encoded by the exons ATGTCGGAAACCGGCAACCTCATTCTCTACGACGCCAACCAAACCATCGCATGGCAAAGCTTTTCACACCCTTCCGACACTCTCCTTCCTGGTCAGCCATTATCGGTCGCTCTGGAGCTTACTTCTCCAAAATCGCCTTCCCACGGAGGCTATTACTCCCTGACAATGATGCAACAACCCACTTCATTAAGCCTAGCGCTGAGCTTTAACCTGCCGGAATCCGAACCCTCGCCGGATTCTTACAACAACTACTCCTACTGGTCGGGGCCGGACATATCCAACGTCACCGGCGATGTTATAGCCATTTTAGACGAAGAGGGAAGCTTCGGAATTGTCTACGGTTCATCCTCAGACGGAGCTGTTTATGTCTTCAAGAACGACGCCGACAATGGCGGATTATCTTCAGCCGCAAACCGATCAATCCGGTCGTCCATTCTCCGAAGGTTAACGCTGGAGACCAACGGAAATCTGAGGCTATACCGGTGGGATAACGACGTTAACGGCTCTCGGCAGTGGGTGCCGGAATGGGCGGCGGTGTCAAACCCTTGTAACATCGCCGGAATTTGTGGAAATGGGATTTGTAATTTGGACAGAAGCAAGACGAACGCTTCGTGTACTTGCTTGCCAGGCTCTTCCAAAGCCGGAAATGAGGTCCAATGCTATATGAATTCGTCCGTGACCGGAAAATGCAGCCGTGGTCATGAGAACTTGACGTCTCAGTTCAAGATTGCAGCCGTTCAACAAACGAATTACTACTTCTCTGAGTCATCAGCGATAGCCAATTACAGTGACATAGCCACAGTTTCGAAATGTGGCGATGCTTGTTTATCAGATTGTGAGTGCGTTGCTTCCATCTCTGCCCTCAATGAGGAGAAGCCTTATTGCTGGATCTTGAAGAGCTTGGAGTTTGGTGGATTCGAGGACACGGGTTCGACCCTGTTCGTGAAGGTTGAATCGAATGGCTCACCGACAACAGAAGCCAAGACGAAAGGGTCTGATGAGGAGGACACTTCAGGAGGGTCAGGGAATGGCCATGACAAAGTTGTGGTTCTTCCCATTGTTCTGAGCATGACTGTTCTTATAGGCCTCCTCTGTTCCTTGTTGTACACCAGTGTTCATAGAAGGAGAGCCTTGAAGAGAGCCATTCAAAACTCCTTGCTTGTTTCTGGTGCTCCTGTGAATTTCAGCTTCCGGGACTTGCAATGCAAGACTAATAATTTCTCACACTTGCTTGGAACTG GCGGATTTGGAAGTGTTTACAAGGGAAGCCTTGGAGATGGGACTTTGATTGCAGTGAAGAAACTTGACAGGGTTTTGCCTCATGGAGAGAAGGAGTTTATAACTGAAGTGAACACTATTGGCTCAATGCACCATATGAACTTAGTTCGCCTATGTGGCTACTGTTCTGAGGGTTCTCAGCG GCTCTTAGTGTATGAGTTCATGAAGAATGGATCCTTGGACAAATGGATCTTTCTGTCGCACAACTGCAAGGACAGGCTGCTGGACTGGTCGACTCGGTTCCAGATAGCCCTTGGAACTGCACAAGGGATCGCCTATTTTCATGAGCAGTGCAGGGATAGGATCATCCACTGTGATATTAAACCCGAAAACATTCTGCTAGACGAGAACTTCTGTCCAAAGGTTTCGGATTTTGGACTGGCTAAGCTGATGGGAAGAGAACATTCCCATGTTGTCACAATGGTGAGAGGAACCAGAGGCTATTTGGCCCCTGAGTGGGTTAGTAATCGGCCTATAACTGTGAAGGCTGATGTTTACAGCTATGGGATGCTTCTTTTCGAGATCATTGGTGGTCGAAGAAACCTGGACATGACTTATGATGCCGAGGACTTCTTCTACCCCGGTTGGGCTTTTAAG GAGATGAGAAATGGGACACCAATGAAAGTTGCTGACAGGAGGCTTGAAGGGGCAGTGGAAAAGAACGAGTTGATGAGGGCTCTGAAAGTGGCTTTTTGGTGCATACAAGATGAGGTTTTCATGAGACCTTCAATGGGGGAAGTGGTGAAGATGCTGGAAGGATCAGTTGAGATCAACCCGCCACCAATGCCACAGACAGTTTTGGAGTTGATAGAAGAAGGGTTGAGCCATGTTTATAAAGCCATGAAGAGAGAATTCAATCAGTTGAGCTCTTGCACCATCACTAGCCACCCATCAGGGCCATCATCCCATGCCACATGTAGCTATTCAACAATGTCACCTAGATGA